A window of Brettanomyces nanus chromosome 2, complete sequence contains these coding sequences:
- a CDS encoding uncharacterized protein (EggNog:ENOG41) gives MKFSTVAAVASTFAVAANADVDAAQATALDALFLDIKSYQEEYVSYLAEASAIDFPTVLIGIYTAMTTYTDDAYTSLFSTVAQSQFYEVASLAENLPWYTSRLEASMSAGIEETAAVVSSQAATTAVASSVAVSNSTVASSSAFENTTEVASSSEAESSAAATSAAASSAASNSTTAASSSSSAGANAVAPVYAGLSLGASLFAYMLL, from the coding sequence ATGAAGTTCTCTAccgttgctgctgttgcatCCACCTTCGCCGTGGCTGCCAATGCTGACGTTGATGCCGCTCAAGCTACTGCCTTGGACGCTCTATTCTTGGATATCAAGAGCTATCAAGAGGAGTATGTTTCTTATCTCGCAGAGGCTTCTGCTATCGATTTCCCAACCGTCTTGATTGGTATCTATACTGCTATGACTACCTACACTGATGATGCTTACACCAGTTTGTTCTCTACTGTCGCTCAAAGTCAATTCTATGAAGTCGCTTCTTTGGCAGAGAACCTTCCTTGGTATACATCAAGATTGGAGGCTTCTATGAGTGCCGGAATTGAAGAGACAGCTGCTGTCGTCTCGTCTCAGGCTGCTACAACTGCTGTTGCATCTTCTGTCGCTGTTTCAAACAGTActgttgcttcttcttctgctttcgAGAACACCACAGAAGttgcttcctcttctgaGGCCGAgtcttctgctgctgcaacTTCTGCCGCCGCTAGCTCTGCAGCTTCTAACTCAACcactgctgcttcttcttcctcaagtGCTGGTGCCAATGCAGTTGCTCCTGTTTACGCAGGTTTATCTCTCGGTGCTTCCTTGTTCGCTTACATGCTTTTGTAA
- a CDS encoding uncharacterized protein (BUSCO:EOG09343EHT), translated as MTRLLEPLTDRQFNDTITALSHLRMTELKAICRALQLTVAGRKAEVHDRIQRYITSGHHNADLPREHAIRELILKADQGEPLPDYYQILSSFRSMRSSSRGHKYKPAQRILGINFKPSPFFSLKRRVVMNGTNSILAIRQPEGRGTARITFSLLRKDVEVLHSSSTMRLFLLSGAVTESNDSEEKPLEFPQPIELTFNGTKLTDNVKGIKGVAGSAKPADLTPKLYEDKVNVLDIVYAYTKRDFLLSIYIVEITTVETLLSRVLAQPCIPREITISMIKENADQDDMVASKEIISLKCPCSYMKMQYPARSMYCEHFQCFDAYSFLKLQDQAPSWLCPICTHKIPLNQLLVDDYFSEVVKITDPSVEFVELEPDGSWRPKVVMEERRVHHKPITLPNANGIKVEDRTIPQQHEGDEIEVIDLDSEPEVPANGTTENNDVVTALKADSSSDIDTILPRIQKKTLRAMIPLAEPSPTTVHPPAISPSLGYCSSEIDRLASQALQNADSHETPATPAAQTVVFEAFQLHRKKQRSQPPARSVFTQSFYQGQDEPDDLPLHPLENQSAQQHMPVEYQSEQQQMRLLAGPGVISSGKRHAETADTRSSKLQKTAHVQQSTHGHPAVEDTSTQDEINSSLNMLLAAGREYHSLSSYDAKIHNRFLSTWSENNQDSLPMMARKSSALSVVEYLDAMLGASCELLMRMCDREVRLSELFGWMLKFLRDALFKKVQTSPLDTEEYADMKTQLDMMHLRSFALEATKRVNSTLNNQLLLIQQSIGHKKLKDLKKAFAGILMTTEKLINCKNSTELGAFDKLALLKAQKLLNRCNIQLKPPVNVSDKDLQCLNALNYDIETFDKSHFNFEEDDKKKKTLDQEFIGTATTSVASWQAQTENAPSALPCAQPVAAFTEKLPPWSYTQHLTAVAQKRNQTAPSVFTEKKGSLQAPHERGYRSTGSLPSLSGAREVNSQNTDMTEQRIRIQQNWSAEMKIRAEARRVEEVRKAEEARKAEEGRKVEEARKKARKVEETRQAEKARKVAEARRVEDARKVTEARKAEAQKAEEARRVAEARMVEEARMAEQARKVAQARKAEQARKVAEARKAEETRRVEDARMEDQARKVAEARKVEEARKAEEARKVAEARRVEEARMAEQARKVEEARMAEQARKVAEARKAEEARKVAEARKAEEARKVAEARRVEEARMEDQARKVAEARRVEEARMAEEARKMAEARKAEVRIAEARKAEEDRRTEQARKAEVQKAEEARKTEEARKVEKVCKAEETRRAEVQKAEEARKAGGGLHLDLHSTVQQRIADTKERVAEAKKQQEQLHNSCQNGIAAFKNPVPSHIEELGKLHKTQQMLRERMNASGMFSQVKVETQGSIPRPIAPAPKRVSGTMLPHGSQQSVQDLRASTEVSIPAAPAALTATTDPMTPTAPTAPAALNATTTSDDLPKGLLGFAVSLMKVKEMLSHRSFSGLRLKETGNTLESLPPLPPPSGPPPGRAKTDIQNHNTEPEVIDLTLDD; from the exons ATGACAAGGCTACTTGAACCGTTGACTGATCGTCAGTTTAACGATACTATTACCGCTTTGTCGCACTTGAGGATGACCGAGTTGAAGGCTATCTGCCGTGCTCTTCAGTTGACGGTAGCTGGACGTAAAGCTGAAGTACACGATCGAATACAGCGCTACATCACCAGTGGACATCATAACGCCGATTTGCCACGTGAACATGCCATTAGAGAACTTATACTAAAGGCAGACCAGGGTGAACCTCTGCCAGATTACTATCAGATCCTATCATCTTTCAGATCGATGCGCTCCTCCAGTAGGGGCCACAAGTACAAGCCCGCCCAGAGAATACTGGGCATCAATTTCAAACCCAGccctttcttctcgttgAAAAGACGCGTCGTGATGAATGGAACTAACTCTATTCTAGCCATTAGACAGCCCGAAGGTCGCGGAACTGCGCGTATTACGTTCTCTCTACTCCGCAAGGATGTGGAAGTTCTTCATTCCTCTTCGACTATGCGGCTTTTCTTACTAAGTGGAGCTGTCACCGAATCTAATGACTCTGAAGAGAAGCCACTAGAGTTTCCACAGCCCATAGAGCTGACTTTTAATGGTACTAAGCTTACTGATAATGTTAAAGGTATCAAGGGTGTAGCAGGGTCTGCAAAGCCTGCGGATCTCACCCCCAAATTATATGAGGACAAGGTGAATGTACTGGATATAGTATATGCCTACACCAAGCGCGATTTTCTCTTGTCAATTTACATAGTAGAGATCACAACGGTGGAAACTCTCTTGTCGCGTGTTCTAGCTCAGCCATGTATCCCCAGAGAAATCACCATTTCTAtgatcaaagaaaatgctGACCAGGACGACATGGTTGCATCTAAGGAGATAATTAGTCTCAAGTGTCCATGCTCTTATATGAAAATGCAATATCCGGCCAGATCTATGTACTGTGAGCATTTCCAATGCTTCGATGCATACTCGTTTCTCAAGCTTCAGGATCAAGCTCCTTCGTGGCTCTGTCCCATATGCACACATAAGATTCCGTTGAATCAGTTGCTTGTGGATGATTATTTCAGCGAGGTGGTAAAAATTACCGACCCATCCGTAGAATTTGTTGAACTCGAGCCTGACGGCAGCTGGCGACCTAAAGTAGTGATGGAAGAACGCAGAGTGCATCATAAGCCTATTACATTACCGAATGCAAACGGCATTAAGGTGGAGGATAGAACAATTCCTCAGCAACACGAAGGAGATGAAATTGAGGTGATTGACTTGGATTCTGAACCAGAAGTACCGGCTAACGGCACGACAGAAAATAATGACGTCGTTACTGCTTTGAAAgcagattcttcttcagataTTGATACAATCCTTCCCAgaattcaaaagaagacaCTTCGGGCGATGATCCCATTGGCTGAGCCGTCTCCCACTACAGTGCATCCACCAGCTATTTCCCCCTCCCTCGGTTACTGCTCATCAG AAATCGACA GACTCGCATCGCAGGCGCTCCAAAATGCGGACTCTCATGAAACGCCCGCAACGCCTGCTGCTCAAACAGTTGTTTTCGAAGCA TTCCAATTGCACAGAAAAAAACAACGATCACAACCGCCTGCTAGATCTGTTTTCACGCAATCGTTTTATCAGGGACAGGATGAGCCAGATGATTTGCCTCTACATCCACTCGAAAATCAAAGTGCACAGCAACATATGCCAGTGGAATATCAAAGTGAGCAGCAACAGATGCGTCTACTGGCCGGCCCTGGTGTAATCTCTTCCGGTAAAAGGCATGCAGAAACTGCAGATACTCGCTCATCAAAATTGCAGAAAACTGCACATGTTCAGCAATCGACGCATGGTCACCCCGCGGTGGAAGATACATCAACACAAGATGAAATAAATTCGTCTTTAAACATGCTATTAGCAGCAGGTCGAGAATATCATTCGTTGAGCTCTTATGATGCTAAAATACACAACAGGTTTCTCAGCACGTGGTCGGAAAACAATCAAGATTCATTACCAATGATGGCAAGAAAATCGTCTGCTTTATCTGTAGTGGAGTATCTGGATGCGATGCTAGGAGCGTCTTGTGAGCTACTTATGCGAATGTGTGATAGAGAAGTCCGTCTATCAGAACTTTTTGGTTGGATGTTGAAATTTCTTAGAGATGCTTTGTTTAAAAAAGTGCAAACCTCACCACTTGATACTGAAGAGTATGCTGATATGAAAACACAGCTAGATATGATGCATTTACGTTCGTTTGCCTTAGAGGCCACCAAAAGGGTGAACTCAACTTTGAATAACCAGTTATTATTAATTCAACAATCAATTGGCCACAAAAAACTCAAGGACCTCAAAAAGGCGTTTGCGGGCATTTTGATGACCActgagaagttgataaaTTGCAAGAACTCGACGGAGTTAGGCGCCTTTGACAAGCTCGCTTTATTGAAAGCGCAGAAACTCTTAAATCGGTGTAATATTCAATTGAAGCCGCCGGTCAACGTATCTGATAAGGATTTACAATGCTTAAATGCTTTAAATTACGATATAGAAACGTTTGATAAAAGCCACTTCAActttgaggaggatgacaagaaaaagaagacaCTTGACCAAGAATTCATTGGAACAGCGACAACATCAGTTGCGTCATGGCAGGCTCAGACTGAGAATGCACCATCAGCTTTACCATGCGCTCAACCAGTAGCTGCATTTACAGAGAAATTACCTCCATGGAGCTATACGCAGCATCTCACTGCCGTCGCacagaagagaaatcagACGGCACCCTCTGTATttactgaaaagaaaggtTCACTCCAGGCTCCACATGAGAGAGGATATAGAAGTACGGGGTCGCTACCAAGTTTATCTGGAGCGAGGGAGGTCAATTCCCAGAACACTGATATGACAGAGCAGAGAATTCGCATACAGCAGAATTGGTCGGCTGAGATGAAAATAAGAGCTGAAGCCCGTCGTGTAGAAGAAGTACGGAAAGCCGAAGAGGCTAGAAAGGCGGAAGAAGGACGGAAAGTGGAGGAGGCCAGAAAGAAGGCCAGAAAGGTGGAAGAAACTAGACAAGCAGAAAAAGCTAGAAAGGTGGCCGAAGCCAGAAGAGTGGAAGACGCACGGAAGGTGACCGAAGCACGTAAAGCAGAAGCACAGAAGGCAGAGGAGGCAAGAAGGGTGGCCGAAGCACGGATGGTGGAGGAGGCCAGAATGGCAGAACAAGCTAGAAAGGTGGCCCAAGCTCGTAAAGCAGAACAAGCTAGAAAGGTGGCCGAAGCTAGAAAGGCGGAGGAAACTCGGAGAGTGGAAGATGCCAGAATGGAAGATCAAGCTAGAAAGGTGGCCGAAGCTAGAAAAGTGGAAGAGGCTCGTAAAGCAGAAGAGGCTAGAAAGGTGGCCGAAGCACGGAGGGTGGAGGAGGCCAGAATGGCAGAACAAGCTAGAAAGGTGGAGGAGGCCAGAATGGCAGAACAAGCTAGAAAGGTGGCAGAAGCACGtaaagcagaagaagctagAAAGGTGGCAGAAGCACGtaaagcagaagaagctagAAAGGTGGCCGAAGCACGGAGGGTGGAGGAGGCCAGAATGGAAGATCAAGCTAGAAAAGTGGCCGAAGCACGGAGGGTGGAGGAGGCCAGAATGGCAGAAGAGGCTAGAAAGATGGCAGAAGCACGGAAAGCAGAAGTTCGTATAGCAGAAGCCAGGAAAGCCGAAGAGGACAGAAGGACAGAGCAAGCTCGTAAAGCAGAAGTACAGAAAGCAGAGGAAGCACGGaaaacagaagaagctaGAAAGGTGGAGAAAGTTTGTAAGGCTGAAGAGACTCGTAGAGCAGAAGTCCAgaaggcagaagaagcgAGAAAAGCAGGTGGAGGTCTACACTTGGATCTGCACTCGACAGTGCAGCAGAGAATTGCTGATACAAAGGAAAGAGTTGCCGAGGCCAAAAAACAACAAGAGCAACTGCATAACTCGTGTCAGAACGGTATAGCGGCCTTTAAAAACCCTGTTCCTAGCCATATCGAGGAACTCGGAAAATTGCATAAGACGCAGCAAATGCTTCGAGAAAGGATGAATGCGTCTGGCATGTTTAGTCAGGTAAAAGTTGAAACTCAAGGTTCTATTCCACGTCCAATAGCACCAGCACCAAAGAGAGTTTCCGGGACTATGTTGCCTCATGGATCTCAGCAATCAGTACAAGACTTGAGGGCCTCAACAGAAGTTTCAATACCAGCGGCTCCAGCGGCTTTAACTGCTACAACGGATCCAATGACTCCCACGGCCCCCACGGCTCCAGCGGCTTTGAATGCTACAACAACCTCGGATGACCTACCAAAAGGATTGCTCGGTTTCGCTGTATCTCTGATGAAAGTCAAAGAGATGCTTAGCCACCGGTCATTTTCGGGACTAAGACTCAAAGAAACTGGTAATACCCTTGAATCTCTACCACCATTGCCGCCTCCATCAGGCCCGCCACCGGGTAGGGCGAAAACCGACATTCAGAATCATAACACGGAGCCGGAAGTGATCGATCTTACGTTGGATGACTGA
- a CDS encoding uncharacterized protein (BUSCO:EOG09342WOC), translated as MVHVYLETIEGVNNVHLNVDDSLSTRVLVELLREHLPDKVADRSIIALVGGIPVTHYQTLRELLDSGGNSGSPFVALQLRIPICKGEGKLQGRADEFIALIRRIGQRIVKAQPREFTAGNILRRVLAIVREEISDSTASASANSAPVNTAMFRLLVAPLDKEEEEQRKKERSAIDAENDGNSHKDVLRSVVIQGIRELIDEIDSVHENIAQMTVDLIHDNEVLLTPTPGSETVLNFLLKASLKRKFTVLITENYPNDIELCHRFAKKLAEAEIETVIIPDSTVFAVMSRVGKVLIGARAVFANGGCVTAAGVATACECAKEHRTPVFTVAGLYKFSPSYPFDRNSLIEVGNSGKVLPYADSDLVGKCEVTTPIFDYVPPEYIDIYITNIGGFSPNFVYRIVLDNYRTEDVEFS; from the exons ATGGTTCACGTCTATCTAGAAACCATTGAAGGAGTCAATAATGTTCATTTGAATGTGGATGACTCTCTATCTACACGTGTCTTGGTCGAGCTACTCAGAGAACATCTTCCAGATAAGGTCGCCGACAGATCGATCATAGCCCTGGTTGGAGGAATCCCAGTAACGCACTACCAGACGTTAAGAGAGCTTTTAGATTCTGGTGGTAATTCCGGATCCCCATTCGTTGCTTTACAGCTTCGTATTCCCATATGTAAAGGAG AAGGCAAATTACAGGGTC GTGCAGATGAGTTTATAGCGTTGATCAGAAGAATCGGACAGCGTATTGTGAAGGCACAGCCACGAGAGTTCACGGCAGGAAATATCCTTCGTCGTGTATTGGCTATAGTAAGAGAAGAGATAAGTGATAGTACAGCGTCTGCTTCTGCCAATAGTGCACCAGTTAATACTGCGATGTTCCGTCTTCTTGTTGCACCGTTGgacaaggaagaagaggagcagagaaagaaagaaaggagcGCTATAGATGCCGAAAACGATGGAAATTCGCATAAAGACGTCCTTAGATCTGTGGTGATTCAAGGAATACGAGAATTAATAGATGAAATTGATTCTGTTCACGAGAATATAGCTCAGATGACCGTCGATTTGATCCATGACAATGAGGTGCTTCTTACGCCAACTCCAGGATCCGAAACGGTTCTCAATTTCCTTCTAAAGGCCAGtttaaagagaaaattcACGGTTCTTATCACAGAAAATTACCCTAACGACATCGAACTATGTCACCGGTTcgccaagaagttggctgaAGCTGAAATCGAGACTGTGATCATTCCAGATTCTACCGTTTTCGCTGTTATGTCACGTGTGGGAAAAGTACTCATTGGGGCACGGGCTGTTTTCGCCAATGGAGGTTGTGTAACAGCAGCTGGTGTGGCTACAGCGTGTGAATGTGCCAAAGAGCATCGAACACCCGTCTTTACCGTTGCTGGCTTGTACAAGTTTTCGCCCAGCTATCCATTCGACCGGAATTCTTTGATAGAAGTGGGTAACTCGGGTAAAGTGCTGCCCTATGCAGACAGTGATCTTGTGGGGAAATGTGAGGTCACCACTCCTATCTTCGACTACGTGCCGCCTGAATACATTGACATTTATATTACGAACATAGGAGGATTTTCACCCAACTTTGTGTATAGAATTGTCTTGGATAATTACCGGACAGAGGATGTGGAGTTTTCATGA
- a CDS encoding uncharacterized protein (EggNog:ENOG41), whose product MKFSSTAAIATLAAVANADLTSAEVSAVNGLFLDIESNEAEYLGFMETAVDFSFPTALIGLVEEMITYTDDSYTTLFETIPADEYAEITQLAVTLPWYSSRLESLFEATAAASSAAATTEAASSAAATTEAASSAAATTEAASSAAASSAAATTVAVVSSAAASSTAAAVSTFTGGAAAAGMAGLSVGASILAVLLL is encoded by the coding sequence ATGAAGTTTTCCTCTACTGCTGCTATTGCCACTTTGGCTGCCGTCGCCAACGCAGACTTGACTAGTGCCGAGGTCTCTGCCGTTAATGGTTTGTTCTTGGATATCGAGTCCAATGAAGCCGAGTACCTTGGTTTCATGGAAACCGCTGTTGACTTCAGTTTCCCAACTGCTTTGATTGGATTGGTTGAAGAGATGATCACATACACTGATGACTCTTACACTACTCTTTTCGAGACTATCCCAGCTGATGAGTACGCTGAGATTACCCAATTGGCTGTTACCCTTCCATGGTACTCCTCAAGATTGGAGTCTTTGTTCGAGGCTACCGCTGCTGCATCTTCCGCTGCTGCCACTACTGAGGCTGcttcatctgctgctgccactACTGAGGCTGcttcatctgctgctgccactACTGAGGCCGCTTCATCCgctgctgcatcttctgctgctgcaacTACCGTTGCCGTTgtctcttctgctgctgcatcctctactgctgctgccgtTTCTACCTTCACTGGtggtgctgctgctgctggcATGGCCGGTTTGTCCGTCGGTGCTTCCATTTTGGCTGTCCTACTTTTGTAA
- the THS1 gene encoding threonyl-tRNA synthetase codes for MSEEVTKKVEKLSVEDQKHVKGSSNGKDKKAGKGKKNQVVDDKRPVFIEPMPEFISRRMKIFDELKAKYEAEIALNEKKPIKITLKDGSIKEGNSWETTPLDIAKAIGNSFCQRQVAAKVNGKLWDLSKPFEEDSQLEFLDFTTKDGKDIFWHSSAHVLGEGCERHFGALLCFGPPTEDGFFYDMSIDESKTVVTQADFKGIEEACKRVIKEKQPFERIVVTKEDLLRLFSYNKYKLVLIKKKIADGSKTTIYRCGTLIDLCRGPHLPTTGKLKAFKVVKNSSSYFLGDSNNESLQRIYGVSFPDKALMKEHLKFLEEAARRDHRKIGREQDLFFFNEMSPGSAFWLPHGTRIYNTLMAFMRDQYNKRGYQEVITPNMYNSKLWETSGHWGNYKENMFTFDVEKETFGLKPMNCPGHCLMFKYKERSYRELPWRAADFGVLHRNEFSGALTGLTRVRRFQQDDSHIFCTEEQIGSEIMGVFDFLKYVYGIFGFDFKMELSTRPEKYVGEIATWDNAEIMLKNALVEWGGDWEINEGDGAFYGPKIDIMISDALSRWHQCATIQLDFQLPNRFHLEYRSNDDSGEVKRPVIIHRAILGSVERMTAILTEHYAGKWPFWLSPRQILVVPVGVKYQDYAQKVQKKLWDSGFFSEVDLTGNTLQKKVRNGQMKQFNFIFIVGEQEMTTESVNIRNRDIQDLQGKNEAVKLDEVIPKLVKLKEEKRLDNKL; via the coding sequence ATGTCAGAAGAAGTCACTAAGAAAGTGGAAAAGTTATCAGTTGAAGACCAGAAGCATGTGAAGGGTAGCAGCAACGGCAAGGACAAAAAGGCAggaaagggaaagaaaaatcagGTTGTGGATGATAAGAGACCAGTCTTTATTGAGCCTATGCCTGAGTTcatctcaagaagaatgaagatTTTCGATGAACTTAAGGCCAAATATGAAGCTGAAATTGCTTtaaatgaaaagaagccaatCAAAattactttgaaagatggtTCTATCAAGGAGGGTAACTCTTGGGAGACTACACCTCTGGATATTGCCAAGGCCATTGGTAATTCGTTCTGTCAAAGACAGGTTGCGGCAAAAGTCAATGGCAAGCTTTGGGATTTGAGTAAACCCTTTGAAGAGGACTCACAGTTAGAGTTTTTGGACTTCACAACGAAGGATGGTAAGGACATTTTCTGGCATTCTTCTGCTCATGTTTTAGGTGAAGGATGTGAGCGTCATTTCGGGGCTTTGCTTTGTTTTGGTCCCCCTACTGAAGATGGTTTCTTTTACGATATGTCCATTGACGAGAGTAAAACTGTAGTTACTCAGGCTGATTTCAAAGGCATTGAAGAAGCCTGTAAGAGAGTCatcaaggagaagcagCCATTTGAGAGAATTGTGGTTactaaagaagatttgCTTAGACTGTTTTCCTACAATAAGTACAAATTGGTGTTgattaagaagaagatcgcAGATGGTTCGAAGACTACAATTTACAGATGTGGTACATTGATCGATCTTTGCAGAGGTCCTCATTTACCAACTACTGGTAAACTTAAAGccttcaaagtggtcaaaaactcttcttcttacttcTTGGGTGACTCCAACAATGAATCGCTTCAAAGAATCTATGGTGTTTCTTTCCCTGATAAGGCTTTGATGAAGGAACACCTCAAGTTCcttgaagaagctgctAGACGTGATCATCGTAAAATAGGTCGTGAACAAGatttgttcttcttcaacgaGATGTCTCCAGGTTCTGCCTTCTGGTTACCACATGGTACCAGAATCTACAACACTCTAATGGCATTCATGAGGGATCAGTATAACAAGAGAGGTTACCAAGAAGTGATCACTCCAAATATGTACAACTCCAAATTATGGGAGACTTCTGGCCACTGGGGTAACTATAAGGAAAACATGTTTACTTTTGACGTGGAAAAGGAGACGTTTGGTTTGAAACCTATGAACTGTCCTGGTCATTGTCTTATGTTCAAatacaaagaaagatccTATCGTGAACTTCCATGGAGAGCTGCAGACTTTGGTGTTCTTCACAGAAACGAGTTTTCCGGTGCTTTGACTGGTTTAACACGTGTCAGAAGATTCCAGCAGGATGACTCGCACATTTTCTGTACCGAAGAACAAATTGGCTCCGAGATTATGGGAGTATTTGATTTCTTGAAATACGTGTATGGTatctttggctttgattTCAAGATGGAGCTTTCCACAAGACCTGAGAAGTATGTTGGAGAGATTGCCACCTGGGATAATGCAGAGATTATGTTGAAGAATGCTTTAGTTGAGTGGGGAGGAGACTGGGAGATCAATGAAGGAGACGGTGCATTCTACGGTCCTAAGATCGATATCATGATTTCAGATGCATTGAGTAGATGGCATCAATGTGCTACCATCCAGTTGGACTTCCAATTGCCTAACAGATTCCATTTGGAATACAGATCGAATGATGACAGTGGCGAAGTTAAAAGACCTGTGATCATTCACAGGGCTATTTTGGGATCTGTTGAAAGAATGACTGCCATCTTAACTGAACATTACGCCGGTAAGTGGCCCTTCTGGTTGTCCCCAAGACAGATTTTGGTGGTTCCTGTCGGTGTCAAGTACCAGGATTATGCGCAGAAggttcaaaagaagctttgGGACTCtggtttcttttctgaGGTGGATTTGACAGGTAACACtcttcagaagaaggttcGTAATGGTCAGATGAAACAGTTCAACTTTATTTTTATTGTGGGTGAGCAAGAGATGACTACTGAGTCTGTGAATATCAGGAATAGAgatattcaagatctcCAGGGTAAGAATGAGGCTGTCAAGTTAGATGAGGTGATTCCTAAGTtggtgaagttgaaggaggagaagagattggatAATAAGTTGTGA